Proteins co-encoded in one Dendropsophus ebraccatus isolate aDenEbr1 chromosome 9, aDenEbr1.pat, whole genome shotgun sequence genomic window:
- the SREBF1 gene encoding sterol regulatory element-binding protein 1 isoform X3, which produces MNGIGYDESSLDHLDPSLSLHESSDIDNALLSDIDDMLQLIHTQDNDFSGFFDSPFVPISTPTQDVAPNVDLAGGAALSSLEGLLAAPPHSTPMKMFSHSSPSFQSPPTVSPPQSDFTHQLKLGIQNLIKDEPMQTSPSPSHSQGKLQPVPQQMQSMTFGKNLVTPMQPQYSTQPVTGYAEQPTYTAAQSAPPQPSTTSQPLQSISGQPLQSIAAQPLQNVVSQPLQSVVTQAPTLQTMVAQPQQTQSAPQIQQPLTIHTQSLSPQFLTTTTNTASITSQIQQVPVLLQPHFIKAESLLLTAVKADTTGITGVKTTPTSTTIQTTPLQMPTLVSGGTILTTVPVMMDADKLPITRLNGNGKMAMLNSKGEKRTAHNAIEKRYRSSINDKIIELKDLVVGTEAKLNKSAILKKAIDYIRYLQQNNVKLKQENMMLKMAAQKNNTLKDLVAGTGVNVDGIKAEMMEVPTPPPSDVGSPSHTGSPLSQCNSDSEPDSPFSDEAKVELKQESPTPPSTGMLDRSRMALCVFVFLCLSFNPLSFLMGGSTSQKVSESSSVHGVGRSMLEVGPSEMSSWFSWFSPSALLWPINLIIVLAVFIRLFIYGEPVTRLHSDSSVTFWCHRKQADVDLSRGDFAQASLHLWKALKALGRPLPTSNFDLCCSLTWSIIRYVLQRLWVGRWLAGRAGGFRRDHQLKDDVRKSCREAALVYHRLHQLHMTGKHAGGHLSAINMALSAVNLADCAGNTLSVATLAEIYVGAALRVKASLHRRFHFLARFFLCSARQVCLAESVTIPPAMQWLCHPLGHRFFVDGDWTVRSSPRDTIYSTAGSAVDPLAQVTQAFREHLLEKALYCVAQPEQSKPLMEGEGEFSDALEYLQLLNGCSDAAAVTNHTFSISSSMAAVTGTDPVAKWWASIIIVAINWLQGDDEAAQRLYPLVEYMPKSLHASENMLPKAALYTFKAVRTLFGKQDSTQVSLGQCEKASGYLRDSLNASPSSNGNVDKAVQFLMCDLLLVTRTNIWQQQQQTSPGQQPSHIHPASPQELRGFQLDLSSLRRLAQSFRPAMRRVFLHEATARLMAGASPTRTHQLLDRSLRRRAAPSSKEDIARLVSCSVTLPTLPCQ; this is translated from the exons ATGAATGGTATTGGATATGATGAGAGTTCCCTGGACCACCTGGACCCCTCTCTGTCCCTGCATGAGAGCAGCGACATAGACAACGCCTTGCTGAGCGACATAGACG ATATGCTTCAGCTCATCCACACTCAAGACAATGACTTCTCAGGGTTCTTCGATAGCCCCTTTGTTCCAATCAGTACCCCCACCCAGGATGTTGCCCCCAATGTGGACCTTGCCGGAGGTGCAGCGCTCAGCTCCTTGGAGGGATTACTGGCAGCACCTCCACACTCAACCCCCATGAAGATGTTCTCCCATTCCTCGCCCAGTTTCCAGAGTCCACCTACCGTGTCCCCACCACAAAGTGACTTCACGCACCAGCTGAAACTTGGGATACAGAACCTGATCAAGGATGAGCCCATGCAGACGTCCCCCTCTCCTTCGCACTCTCAGGGCAAACTGCAGCCGGTGCCCCAGCAGATGCagagcatgacgtttgggaagaACCTGGTGACACCCATGCAACCTCAGTATAGCACCCAGCCTGTGACTGGATACGCAGAGCAGCCCACCTACACAG CAGCACAAAGTGCTCCGCCACAGCCGAGTACGACAAGTCAGCCATTGCAGAGCATCTCAGGCCAGCCGCTGCAGAGCATTGCTGCTCAACCCTTGCAAAATGTGGTGAGCCAGCCTCTACAGAGTGTTGTGACCCAGGCTCCGACCCTGCAGACTATGGTTGCCCAACCGCAGCAGACACAATCTGCACCCCAAATTCAGCAACCCCTAACCATCCACACCCAGAGCCTGTCTCCCCAATTcctgaccaccaccaccaatacagCTTCCATAACCTCACAAATCCAGCAGGTTCCG GTTCTGCTCCAGCCTCATTTTATTAAAGCTGAATCTCTGCTGCTGACTGCTGTGAAGGCTGACACCACGGGGATAACTGGAGTCAAAACGACGCCAACCAGCACCACCATACAGACCACCCCGCTGCAGATGCCG ACCTTGGTGAGCGGTGGGACCATTCTGACCACCGTGCCAGTGATGATGGATGCCGACAAGCTGCCAATTACCCGCTTAAACGGCAACGGCAAGATGGCCATGCTGAACAGCAAGGGGGAGAAACGTACAGCGCACAATGCCATAGAAAAGCGCTACCGATCTTCCATCAACGACAAGATTATTGAACTTAAAGATCTAGTGGTGGGAACGGAGGCCAAG ttgaataaatcagccattttgaAGAAGGCCATCGACTACATTCGCTATCTGCAGCAAAACAATGTGAAGCTTAAACAGGAGAACATGATGCTGAAAATGGCGGCTCAGAAAAACA ATACTTTGAAAGATCTTGTTGCTGGCACTGGGGTCAATGTGGATGGAATTAAGGCAGAAATGATGGAAGTCCCAACTCCACCTCCATCGGATGTTGGTTCCCCATCGCACACTGGAAGCCCCCTATCTCAGTGTAACAGTGACTCAGAACCGGACAGTCCCTTCAGTGATGAAGCCAAG GTAGAGTTGAAGCAAGAGAGTCCCACTCCTCCCAGTACAGGGATGCTGGATCGGTCCCGTATGGCTCTCTGCGTTTTCgtcttcctctgtctctcctttaATCCCTTATCCTTCTTGATGGGAGGATCTACGAGTCAAAAGGTCTCAGAAAGTTCCAGTGTTCATGGGGTTGGAAGAAGTATGCTGGAAGTGGGCCCCTCAG AGATGTCTTCATGGTTTAGTTGGTTCAGCCCTTCGGCTCTTCTCTGGCCCATAAACCTCATCATCGTCCTGGCCGTGTTCATCCGGCTTTTCATATATGGTGAACCCGTCACCCGTCTGCACTCGGATTCTTCTGTCACATTCTGGTGTCATCGGAAACAAGCTGATGTTGATCTGTCTCGG GGTGACTTTGCTCAGGCCTCACTCCATCTCTGGAAAGCCCTGAAAGCTTTAGGCCGACCCCTCCCCACCTCCAACTTTGATCTCTGCTGCAGTCTCACATGGAGCATCATCCGCTATGTATTACAACGGTTATGGGTGGGCCGCTGGCTGGCTGGTCGGGCTGGGGGCTTCCGCAGAGACCACCAGCTGAAAGATGACGTGCGCAAGAGCTGCAGGGAGGCTGCCCTGGTTTACCATCGCTTGCATCAGCTGCACATGACAG GGAAGCATGCAGGAGGTCACCTCTCAGCTATCAATATGGCTCTCAGTGCTGTCAATCTGGCGGACTGTGCAGGGAACACTCTTTCGGTGGCCACCCTGGCAGAGATCTATGTAGGGGCCGCATTGCGAGTTAAAGCAAGTCTGCACCGACGCTTCCATTTCCTAGCG CGCTTCTTCCTCTGCAGCGCCCGCCAGGTGTGTTTGGCAGAGAGTGTCACCATCCCTCCTGCCATGCAGTGGTTGTGTCATCCTCTAGGACATCGATTCTTTGTAGATGGCGACTGGACTGTGAGGAGTTCTCCCAGagacaccatatacagtacagcaggcAGTGCAG TGGACCCGCTCGCTCAGGTGACTCAAGCTTTCCGTGAACATCTCCTGGAAAAAGCGCTGTATTGTGTGGCCCAGCCGGAACAAAGCAAGCCGCTGATGGAAGGAGAGGG TGAGTTCTCGGATGCACTGGAATACCTTCAGCTTCTGAATGGATGCTCAGACGCTGCCGCAGTCACCAATCACACCTTCTCCATCAGTTCCAGTATGGCCGCTGTTACAG GGACAGACCCAGTCGCCAAGTGGTGGGCATCCATAATCATTGTGGCTATTAACTGGCTTCAAGGAGACGATGAGGCGGCACAGAGGTTATACCCGCTGGTGGAGTACATGCCGAAATCACTTCATGCTTCTGA AAACATGTTGCCAAAGGCAGCTCTATACACCTTCAAAGCGGTGCGGACTCTGTTTGGAAAGCAGGACAGCACACAGGTCAGCCTGGGTCAGTGTGAAAAGGCCAGCGGATACCTCAGAGACAGCCTGAACGCCAGTCCTTCCAGTAATGGCAATGTGGATAAG GCGGTGCAGTTCCTTATGTGTGACCTTCTCCTGGTGACCAGGACTAACAtctggcagcagcagcaacagaccTCCCCAGGGCAGCAGCCGAGTCACATTCACCCAGCgtccccccaggagctcagggggttcCAGTTAGATCTGAGCAGCTTACGCAGATTAGCACAATCATTCAGACCGGCTATGCGCAGG
- the SREBF1 gene encoding sterol regulatory element-binding protein 1 isoform X1: MNGIGYDESSLDHLDPSLSLHESSDIDNALLSDIDDMLQLIHTQDNDFSGFFDSPFVPISTPTQDVAPNVDLAGGAALSSLEGLLAAPPHSTPMKMFSHSSPSFQSPPTVSPPQSDFTHQLKLGIQNLIKDEPMQTSPSPSHSQGKLQPVPQQMQSMTFGKNLVTPMQPQYSTQPVTGYAEQPTYTAAQSAPPQPSTTSQPLQSISGQPLQSIAAQPLQNVVSQPLQSVVTQAPTLQTMVAQPQQTQSAPQIQQPLTIHTQSLSPQFLTTTTNTASITSQIQQVPVLLQPHFIKAESLLLTAVKADTTGITGVKTTPTSTTIQTTPLQMPTLVSGGTILTTVPVMMDADKLPITRLNGNGKMAMLNSKGEKRTAHNAIEKRYRSSINDKIIELKDLVVGTEAKLNKSAILKKAIDYIRYLQQNNVKLKQENMMLKMAAQKNNTLKDLVAGTGVNVDGIKAEMMEVPTPPPSDVGSPSHTGSPLSQCNSDSEPDSPFSDEAKVELKQESPTPPSTGMLDRSRMALCVFVFLCLSFNPLSFLMGGSTSQKVSESSSVHGVGRSMLEVGPSEMSSWFSWFSPSALLWPINLIIVLAVFIRLFIYGEPVTRLHSDSSVTFWCHRKQADVDLSRGDFAQASLHLWKALKALGRPLPTSNFDLCCSLTWSIIRYVLQRLWVGRWLAGRAGGFRRDHQLKDDVRKSCREAALVYHRLHQLHMTGKHAGGHLSAINMALSAVNLADCAGNTLSVATLAEIYVGAALRVKASLHRRFHFLARFFLCSARQVCLAESVTIPPAMQWLCHPLGHRFFVDGDWTVRSSPRDTIYSTAGSAVDPLAQVTQAFREHLLEKALYCVAQPEQSKPLMEGEGEFSDALEYLQLLNGCSDAAAVTNHTFSISSSMAAVTGTDPVAKWWASIIIVAINWLQGDDEAAQRLYPLVEYMPKSLHASENMLPKAALYTFKAVRTLFGKQDSTQVSLGQCEKASGYLRDSLNASPSSNGNVDKAVQFLMCDLLLVTRTNIWQQQQQTSPGQQPSHIHPASPQELRGFQLDLSSLRRLAQSFRPAMRRVFLHEATARLMAGASPTRTHQLLDRSLRRRAAPSSKEGSCEATLPTREHAEALLLACRYLPPTFLSAPGQRVGMLAEAARTLEKLGDKRTLQDCQQFILSLGSGTAVTSS; this comes from the exons ATGAATGGTATTGGATATGATGAGAGTTCCCTGGACCACCTGGACCCCTCTCTGTCCCTGCATGAGAGCAGCGACATAGACAACGCCTTGCTGAGCGACATAGACG ATATGCTTCAGCTCATCCACACTCAAGACAATGACTTCTCAGGGTTCTTCGATAGCCCCTTTGTTCCAATCAGTACCCCCACCCAGGATGTTGCCCCCAATGTGGACCTTGCCGGAGGTGCAGCGCTCAGCTCCTTGGAGGGATTACTGGCAGCACCTCCACACTCAACCCCCATGAAGATGTTCTCCCATTCCTCGCCCAGTTTCCAGAGTCCACCTACCGTGTCCCCACCACAAAGTGACTTCACGCACCAGCTGAAACTTGGGATACAGAACCTGATCAAGGATGAGCCCATGCAGACGTCCCCCTCTCCTTCGCACTCTCAGGGCAAACTGCAGCCGGTGCCCCAGCAGATGCagagcatgacgtttgggaagaACCTGGTGACACCCATGCAACCTCAGTATAGCACCCAGCCTGTGACTGGATACGCAGAGCAGCCCACCTACACAG CAGCACAAAGTGCTCCGCCACAGCCGAGTACGACAAGTCAGCCATTGCAGAGCATCTCAGGCCAGCCGCTGCAGAGCATTGCTGCTCAACCCTTGCAAAATGTGGTGAGCCAGCCTCTACAGAGTGTTGTGACCCAGGCTCCGACCCTGCAGACTATGGTTGCCCAACCGCAGCAGACACAATCTGCACCCCAAATTCAGCAACCCCTAACCATCCACACCCAGAGCCTGTCTCCCCAATTcctgaccaccaccaccaatacagCTTCCATAACCTCACAAATCCAGCAGGTTCCG GTTCTGCTCCAGCCTCATTTTATTAAAGCTGAATCTCTGCTGCTGACTGCTGTGAAGGCTGACACCACGGGGATAACTGGAGTCAAAACGACGCCAACCAGCACCACCATACAGACCACCCCGCTGCAGATGCCG ACCTTGGTGAGCGGTGGGACCATTCTGACCACCGTGCCAGTGATGATGGATGCCGACAAGCTGCCAATTACCCGCTTAAACGGCAACGGCAAGATGGCCATGCTGAACAGCAAGGGGGAGAAACGTACAGCGCACAATGCCATAGAAAAGCGCTACCGATCTTCCATCAACGACAAGATTATTGAACTTAAAGATCTAGTGGTGGGAACGGAGGCCAAG ttgaataaatcagccattttgaAGAAGGCCATCGACTACATTCGCTATCTGCAGCAAAACAATGTGAAGCTTAAACAGGAGAACATGATGCTGAAAATGGCGGCTCAGAAAAACA ATACTTTGAAAGATCTTGTTGCTGGCACTGGGGTCAATGTGGATGGAATTAAGGCAGAAATGATGGAAGTCCCAACTCCACCTCCATCGGATGTTGGTTCCCCATCGCACACTGGAAGCCCCCTATCTCAGTGTAACAGTGACTCAGAACCGGACAGTCCCTTCAGTGATGAAGCCAAG GTAGAGTTGAAGCAAGAGAGTCCCACTCCTCCCAGTACAGGGATGCTGGATCGGTCCCGTATGGCTCTCTGCGTTTTCgtcttcctctgtctctcctttaATCCCTTATCCTTCTTGATGGGAGGATCTACGAGTCAAAAGGTCTCAGAAAGTTCCAGTGTTCATGGGGTTGGAAGAAGTATGCTGGAAGTGGGCCCCTCAG AGATGTCTTCATGGTTTAGTTGGTTCAGCCCTTCGGCTCTTCTCTGGCCCATAAACCTCATCATCGTCCTGGCCGTGTTCATCCGGCTTTTCATATATGGTGAACCCGTCACCCGTCTGCACTCGGATTCTTCTGTCACATTCTGGTGTCATCGGAAACAAGCTGATGTTGATCTGTCTCGG GGTGACTTTGCTCAGGCCTCACTCCATCTCTGGAAAGCCCTGAAAGCTTTAGGCCGACCCCTCCCCACCTCCAACTTTGATCTCTGCTGCAGTCTCACATGGAGCATCATCCGCTATGTATTACAACGGTTATGGGTGGGCCGCTGGCTGGCTGGTCGGGCTGGGGGCTTCCGCAGAGACCACCAGCTGAAAGATGACGTGCGCAAGAGCTGCAGGGAGGCTGCCCTGGTTTACCATCGCTTGCATCAGCTGCACATGACAG GGAAGCATGCAGGAGGTCACCTCTCAGCTATCAATATGGCTCTCAGTGCTGTCAATCTGGCGGACTGTGCAGGGAACACTCTTTCGGTGGCCACCCTGGCAGAGATCTATGTAGGGGCCGCATTGCGAGTTAAAGCAAGTCTGCACCGACGCTTCCATTTCCTAGCG CGCTTCTTCCTCTGCAGCGCCCGCCAGGTGTGTTTGGCAGAGAGTGTCACCATCCCTCCTGCCATGCAGTGGTTGTGTCATCCTCTAGGACATCGATTCTTTGTAGATGGCGACTGGACTGTGAGGAGTTCTCCCAGagacaccatatacagtacagcaggcAGTGCAG TGGACCCGCTCGCTCAGGTGACTCAAGCTTTCCGTGAACATCTCCTGGAAAAAGCGCTGTATTGTGTGGCCCAGCCGGAACAAAGCAAGCCGCTGATGGAAGGAGAGGG TGAGTTCTCGGATGCACTGGAATACCTTCAGCTTCTGAATGGATGCTCAGACGCTGCCGCAGTCACCAATCACACCTTCTCCATCAGTTCCAGTATGGCCGCTGTTACAG GGACAGACCCAGTCGCCAAGTGGTGGGCATCCATAATCATTGTGGCTATTAACTGGCTTCAAGGAGACGATGAGGCGGCACAGAGGTTATACCCGCTGGTGGAGTACATGCCGAAATCACTTCATGCTTCTGA AAACATGTTGCCAAAGGCAGCTCTATACACCTTCAAAGCGGTGCGGACTCTGTTTGGAAAGCAGGACAGCACACAGGTCAGCCTGGGTCAGTGTGAAAAGGCCAGCGGATACCTCAGAGACAGCCTGAACGCCAGTCCTTCCAGTAATGGCAATGTGGATAAG GCGGTGCAGTTCCTTATGTGTGACCTTCTCCTGGTGACCAGGACTAACAtctggcagcagcagcaacagaccTCCCCAGGGCAGCAGCCGAGTCACATTCACCCAGCgtccccccaggagctcagggggttcCAGTTAGATCTGAGCAGCTTACGCAGATTAGCACAATCATTCAGACCGGCTATGCGCAGG
- the SREBF1 gene encoding sterol regulatory element-binding protein 1 isoform X2 — MECTYEDMLQLIHTQDNDFSGFFDSPFVPISTPTQDVAPNVDLAGGAALSSLEGLLAAPPHSTPMKMFSHSSPSFQSPPTVSPPQSDFTHQLKLGIQNLIKDEPMQTSPSPSHSQGKLQPVPQQMQSMTFGKNLVTPMQPQYSTQPVTGYAEQPTYTAAQSAPPQPSTTSQPLQSISGQPLQSIAAQPLQNVVSQPLQSVVTQAPTLQTMVAQPQQTQSAPQIQQPLTIHTQSLSPQFLTTTTNTASITSQIQQVPVLLQPHFIKAESLLLTAVKADTTGITGVKTTPTSTTIQTTPLQMPTLVSGGTILTTVPVMMDADKLPITRLNGNGKMAMLNSKGEKRTAHNAIEKRYRSSINDKIIELKDLVVGTEAKLNKSAILKKAIDYIRYLQQNNVKLKQENMMLKMAAQKNNTLKDLVAGTGVNVDGIKAEMMEVPTPPPSDVGSPSHTGSPLSQCNSDSEPDSPFSDEAKVELKQESPTPPSTGMLDRSRMALCVFVFLCLSFNPLSFLMGGSTSQKVSESSSVHGVGRSMLEVGPSEMSSWFSWFSPSALLWPINLIIVLAVFIRLFIYGEPVTRLHSDSSVTFWCHRKQADVDLSRGDFAQASLHLWKALKALGRPLPTSNFDLCCSLTWSIIRYVLQRLWVGRWLAGRAGGFRRDHQLKDDVRKSCREAALVYHRLHQLHMTGKHAGGHLSAINMALSAVNLADCAGNTLSVATLAEIYVGAALRVKASLHRRFHFLARFFLCSARQVCLAESVTIPPAMQWLCHPLGHRFFVDGDWTVRSSPRDTIYSTAGSAVDPLAQVTQAFREHLLEKALYCVAQPEQSKPLMEGEGEFSDALEYLQLLNGCSDAAAVTNHTFSISSSMAAVTGTDPVAKWWASIIIVAINWLQGDDEAAQRLYPLVEYMPKSLHASENMLPKAALYTFKAVRTLFGKQDSTQVSLGQCEKASGYLRDSLNASPSSNGNVDKAVQFLMCDLLLVTRTNIWQQQQQTSPGQQPSHIHPASPQELRGFQLDLSSLRRLAQSFRPAMRRVFLHEATARLMAGASPTRTHQLLDRSLRRRAAPSSKEGSCEATLPTREHAEALLLACRYLPPTFLSAPGQRVGMLAEAARTLEKLGDKRTLQDCQQFILSLGSGTAVTSS, encoded by the exons ATGGAGTGCACTTATGAAG ATATGCTTCAGCTCATCCACACTCAAGACAATGACTTCTCAGGGTTCTTCGATAGCCCCTTTGTTCCAATCAGTACCCCCACCCAGGATGTTGCCCCCAATGTGGACCTTGCCGGAGGTGCAGCGCTCAGCTCCTTGGAGGGATTACTGGCAGCACCTCCACACTCAACCCCCATGAAGATGTTCTCCCATTCCTCGCCCAGTTTCCAGAGTCCACCTACCGTGTCCCCACCACAAAGTGACTTCACGCACCAGCTGAAACTTGGGATACAGAACCTGATCAAGGATGAGCCCATGCAGACGTCCCCCTCTCCTTCGCACTCTCAGGGCAAACTGCAGCCGGTGCCCCAGCAGATGCagagcatgacgtttgggaagaACCTGGTGACACCCATGCAACCTCAGTATAGCACCCAGCCTGTGACTGGATACGCAGAGCAGCCCACCTACACAG CAGCACAAAGTGCTCCGCCACAGCCGAGTACGACAAGTCAGCCATTGCAGAGCATCTCAGGCCAGCCGCTGCAGAGCATTGCTGCTCAACCCTTGCAAAATGTGGTGAGCCAGCCTCTACAGAGTGTTGTGACCCAGGCTCCGACCCTGCAGACTATGGTTGCCCAACCGCAGCAGACACAATCTGCACCCCAAATTCAGCAACCCCTAACCATCCACACCCAGAGCCTGTCTCCCCAATTcctgaccaccaccaccaatacagCTTCCATAACCTCACAAATCCAGCAGGTTCCG GTTCTGCTCCAGCCTCATTTTATTAAAGCTGAATCTCTGCTGCTGACTGCTGTGAAGGCTGACACCACGGGGATAACTGGAGTCAAAACGACGCCAACCAGCACCACCATACAGACCACCCCGCTGCAGATGCCG ACCTTGGTGAGCGGTGGGACCATTCTGACCACCGTGCCAGTGATGATGGATGCCGACAAGCTGCCAATTACCCGCTTAAACGGCAACGGCAAGATGGCCATGCTGAACAGCAAGGGGGAGAAACGTACAGCGCACAATGCCATAGAAAAGCGCTACCGATCTTCCATCAACGACAAGATTATTGAACTTAAAGATCTAGTGGTGGGAACGGAGGCCAAG ttgaataaatcagccattttgaAGAAGGCCATCGACTACATTCGCTATCTGCAGCAAAACAATGTGAAGCTTAAACAGGAGAACATGATGCTGAAAATGGCGGCTCAGAAAAACA ATACTTTGAAAGATCTTGTTGCTGGCACTGGGGTCAATGTGGATGGAATTAAGGCAGAAATGATGGAAGTCCCAACTCCACCTCCATCGGATGTTGGTTCCCCATCGCACACTGGAAGCCCCCTATCTCAGTGTAACAGTGACTCAGAACCGGACAGTCCCTTCAGTGATGAAGCCAAG GTAGAGTTGAAGCAAGAGAGTCCCACTCCTCCCAGTACAGGGATGCTGGATCGGTCCCGTATGGCTCTCTGCGTTTTCgtcttcctctgtctctcctttaATCCCTTATCCTTCTTGATGGGAGGATCTACGAGTCAAAAGGTCTCAGAAAGTTCCAGTGTTCATGGGGTTGGAAGAAGTATGCTGGAAGTGGGCCCCTCAG AGATGTCTTCATGGTTTAGTTGGTTCAGCCCTTCGGCTCTTCTCTGGCCCATAAACCTCATCATCGTCCTGGCCGTGTTCATCCGGCTTTTCATATATGGTGAACCCGTCACCCGTCTGCACTCGGATTCTTCTGTCACATTCTGGTGTCATCGGAAACAAGCTGATGTTGATCTGTCTCGG GGTGACTTTGCTCAGGCCTCACTCCATCTCTGGAAAGCCCTGAAAGCTTTAGGCCGACCCCTCCCCACCTCCAACTTTGATCTCTGCTGCAGTCTCACATGGAGCATCATCCGCTATGTATTACAACGGTTATGGGTGGGCCGCTGGCTGGCTGGTCGGGCTGGGGGCTTCCGCAGAGACCACCAGCTGAAAGATGACGTGCGCAAGAGCTGCAGGGAGGCTGCCCTGGTTTACCATCGCTTGCATCAGCTGCACATGACAG GGAAGCATGCAGGAGGTCACCTCTCAGCTATCAATATGGCTCTCAGTGCTGTCAATCTGGCGGACTGTGCAGGGAACACTCTTTCGGTGGCCACCCTGGCAGAGATCTATGTAGGGGCCGCATTGCGAGTTAAAGCAAGTCTGCACCGACGCTTCCATTTCCTAGCG CGCTTCTTCCTCTGCAGCGCCCGCCAGGTGTGTTTGGCAGAGAGTGTCACCATCCCTCCTGCCATGCAGTGGTTGTGTCATCCTCTAGGACATCGATTCTTTGTAGATGGCGACTGGACTGTGAGGAGTTCTCCCAGagacaccatatacagtacagcaggcAGTGCAG TGGACCCGCTCGCTCAGGTGACTCAAGCTTTCCGTGAACATCTCCTGGAAAAAGCGCTGTATTGTGTGGCCCAGCCGGAACAAAGCAAGCCGCTGATGGAAGGAGAGGG TGAGTTCTCGGATGCACTGGAATACCTTCAGCTTCTGAATGGATGCTCAGACGCTGCCGCAGTCACCAATCACACCTTCTCCATCAGTTCCAGTATGGCCGCTGTTACAG GGACAGACCCAGTCGCCAAGTGGTGGGCATCCATAATCATTGTGGCTATTAACTGGCTTCAAGGAGACGATGAGGCGGCACAGAGGTTATACCCGCTGGTGGAGTACATGCCGAAATCACTTCATGCTTCTGA AAACATGTTGCCAAAGGCAGCTCTATACACCTTCAAAGCGGTGCGGACTCTGTTTGGAAAGCAGGACAGCACACAGGTCAGCCTGGGTCAGTGTGAAAAGGCCAGCGGATACCTCAGAGACAGCCTGAACGCCAGTCCTTCCAGTAATGGCAATGTGGATAAG GCGGTGCAGTTCCTTATGTGTGACCTTCTCCTGGTGACCAGGACTAACAtctggcagcagcagcaacagaccTCCCCAGGGCAGCAGCCGAGTCACATTCACCCAGCgtccccccaggagctcagggggttcCAGTTAGATCTGAGCAGCTTACGCAGATTAGCACAATCATTCAGACCGGCTATGCGCAGG